CCCTGTAGGAATCTTAGCTGTTCCAGCCCATAGGCGGCGTTGGCGCATGTTGCGCCAACATAGTGCAGGCGGCGATCATCAAAAACAGCAGTGACAGTGTCAGTCTCATTTTCATGATTTTTCCTCGTTTTGGTGAATATTTTATGTGTACGTACACATTTTAGATTAATATTAAAGAACAGTCATGACTGTTCTTTAATTCTTCACCCTCCGCTCTAAATAATAACAAGAATTTCAATAACAAGCAACCTTTAACTTGCAAGACTTATTGCGCACTGCGGGACGGTTTGAAATTCGTTAACAAACTGTCAAATGAAATAGCGCCCAGCTTTAAAAGATCGATTTGATAGACCTGTTCATTATAGGAAATCGCCTCTTCCAAAACATATATATCCGCTCCCCGGCTTGTATAGGACTCGATCTGTTCCCTGTCGGATATAGAATCAACAAAAATCTTTTCATCATCCGCAGGGTCATCGGTCATTACTTGAATTTGAGGCAGCAGCGAACCCGTAACCATGACAGCCGGTCCTTTTAGTTTATTTACAGCAGCAATGATACAAGTAATCCGATGGGTCTGATCAGTGCGTTTAAAATGATCCTGGATAACGGGGCCGGTCCATTCAATGCCTGAACGGTCCACAGACACCAAAAAGGGTGACAGCAGCAGTGCAATTGCAAGGCCAAGAGTGTAACGGGACCGCATGATGAGATTGACCCCCAGGATCATAAACGGCACCACGGGGATCAAATATCCGGCTTCATGCGGTAAACGCAGAAAGACAGCAAAATAAATGACCACGGTCGTCAGACACAACAGGATACCGCTGCGTTTTTCCAGGTCATGCCAGGACATCCTGACAATCTGACGATTGAACAGTGCCAAAGCAAACATTAAAAGCAGGCCTGCAGCGCCCCAGACCCCCCAAACCCATAGTACAGAACGTCCAAGCAGCGTCGCAAGCGACGGGTATCCCGGAATGTCATAAAAATTCAGAAATCCAATGCCATAATGCACAAACACCGGAATATAACACAGAACGCCTGTAATTAACGCTAATCCTGCGAGAGACAACAATCGAACATAGCTTTTATTTGCATATATGATGAAAAGCCAGATTGCAAGGGGCAGCAGCATGGCCGCCGAGGTCATTCGACAGCCGACGGCAAGCCCCAGACAGAGTCCGGCAAGCACAGGGCGATCCTTCAAAACCAGATAAACAGCGGCCAGCACAAACGCCAGAGCCCACATATAATCCATACTGTTGACACTGTTAATATAGACCACAGGGGTCAGAGCAAAGGCAATTCCCCAGAGAAAAATCCGCTTGATGTGGAAAAAACGCAAAATGAGTACAAAAAACAGGCAGGCCATACTGCTGAATACTGCAGTCAGACCGTTCACCACAACCGGAGCCGACGTGCCGATCCACGACAGCAGGTATTCCTGCAGCGGATAACCGGGCAGCCGGGACAGTGTATAATCGCCGGTTTCCGCAATATTCCGGGCCGCACGCACGACGCGCCAGGCATCCGAATCCAAGCCATAACCGGGTGTGAGCCATGGTATTCGCGTTAACAGGACAAATAAAAAAAATAGAATGAGCTTAACCCGTTGAAAAGCCCCAAATCGCATTGATTTTCCGCTTATTTTTTCAGCAACCGGTACATTAAAGACATCAATTTTCGTGCTGCAGCCATACAGGCAGCAGCACGAAAGTATAGTAATATTTTATCGAATGTGCAACATTTTATGCGTTTCATCCAAACAGATTTTTCCGCCTGATGTTTCTTTGACGGTGATTCTGTAAAGATAGACACCGCTGGCCACACGCCTGCCGAATTGATTGCGGCTGTCCCAGACGATCCGGTGCGAACCGGCCGGCATTGGTCCGGAAACCAGGGTGCGCACATGTTGACCCAGGAGATTATAGATCGCCAGACTAACCTTTGACGATCGCGCCAAATCATATTGGATCACTGTTTCCGGATTAAACGGATTCGGATAATTCGCATAACATCTAAATCCATCCGGGAGTTCTGCATTCTGCCCGACTCCTACAGGAGCGCCCCCTGCAGATTCTGTTAACACAGACAGGGAATTTGCCGCATACACCGGTTGACCGGGAGATTCAAATTCAGCCAGAGCCTGCATTTCCACACCGCGACTCTTGTCATAGATCCTGAAAATCAGTGTATCCCCGGACAGCATACCGTCTGTTTCATCGGTCATGGGATTGTCTCCCCACACGGTCAAAGCGGCATTGCTTTCATTCCAGACCTCGGAACCGCAGCAAACTCCACCGGTATTGAACACAGCAATTTCGTCACCGGTTTGCAGTTCTTCACCTGCCGCATCGCAGGGATGAATCGCGGCCGGGATGATGACGGTGGCATTTTCACCGGTATAGAACACCGAACTGTAATAAACACTGTCTGAAGCAAATGCGCGTTTACCCAGCCTGCCGGCCGGGAATTCAAACGAACCGGTATCGCCCACGCACACCCAATAGGCTTCTCCCGGACGCATCATACCGATTTCATTGATGCCCATATCCGGGATCCAGAGCTGCCCGCTGCTGTTTTTCATCGCCCAGATTTTGTCAGCCAAACCGGCCAGGGCTTCTTCAACAGGAACCGGTTGATTGGGCAGAAATCCGATCAGTCCCCAATCCCCGGGAAGAATCCCTTCCATTCTGCGCGTCGGCATGCATTTAAATAAACCGCTGAGCAGCAAACGCATGGACGGATCAATAACATCCGGTGACACACCCCAGCCGCCGGGACTAAAAATACCCCAGCCGCCGGGACCGAATATGGAATTGCTGTCCGGTTTGCCGACATTGACGGGCAGGGTTGGATCCAGAGGAGTACCGGTGATCTGAAATTGACCGTTGCGTTTTGACAATAGCTGATAGCCCTGTACGGGATTGATTCTTTGAATCTCATCGATCCCATACTCCGGCAGATAGACCTGACCGGCTCCGTTTTTCAGCATGATAACGGGAGAATTTGGCCGAGTATTGGCAAGAGATTGCCTGACAGGCATAACCTCCTCATCACCCTCCGGCACGTCTAATTCCACAAACACATCAAAAAGGAATCTGCGGACAGATCCAGTGTATCGCCGGGGTGACCGGGCAATACATGGAAAGATAATGTGTTTGTACCCTCATCAACAGGTATGATCTGGGTGGCGCCGGTCTCCGGATCAACCAGTGAATGAATCAGGATGCGTTCATCCTCTACTTCGCCGTTGCGGGCCGCGCCTTTGTAGGTCAGACCCTGATCACTGCACAGGCGAAATCGTGCATAGGTAGACCCGGCCGCGGCGTTAGCAGGCAGGATAAACGGGATATGCTGCGTGCCAGCACTGGTCAGATGCTCCACAATCACATGTTCACCGGCGTCCGCCCAGTCACCGTCCTGATTGTAATCGATCCAGGCATTCAGATAGGCCGAAATCGAGGCGGTCACCATCACTTCAGAGGTGTCACCCGGCACCAGCGCTGCGGGAAAGCGGATGCCGTCTTCGTCGTCCTGACTGTCAAATGTATCATCGCCCTGTGCATTAACATCCGGCATGCCGTCAACGTCGGGATCAATATCCTTACCCAGATAGCAGCGGTAATCCACCACATGACAGGCGCCGGAATGCGCTTTTAACGTGGGATACGGTTCGTCCGGGGCATCGCCGAAATCTAATTTGCTTTCTGCCGCCTGAAACACAATTTGGTAATCCTCAACCTCGCCATTTTCAACATAACCGGTAAAGCCGATACCGCGCTCATAACTGAGACGGAAGCGCGCGTACGTCGAATCTGTCGTGGCATCCGCGGGAATGGCAATCGTGATATAATTAACACCGGGCTGCACACTGTGATTGACAACCACATGATCAAGGGTATCAGACCAGTCGCCGTTTGCGTTGAAATCAATCCAGCCGTTGAGAAAGGCGCTGTCCGATGCGATGACTTTGAGTTCAGTGTTATGCCCGGTCAACAGAGCTGTAGTGAACCGCACACCGTCTTCATCGTCCAGACTGCCGTTGTCATCTCCCAGCGCATGCAGGTCCGGCTGACCGTCCGCTTCAGCATCGATCAGCGCCCCCAGAAACAAACGGCCGGACACCCCGTGGCGGGCGCCGTTCTGCGCCAGTGTGGTCGGATACGGTTGCTCCGGCGCATCGCCAAAATCCGTATTCGTCTCCGGATCCGGTTCATCGATTCTGACTGTCAAGTCTTCAACCTCGCCTTCCCGCGCCGGTCCGTAAAAAGACAGTCCGTGGGTTCGACTGACCCTGAAGCGGGCGTAACCCAAATCAGAAGCCGCCTGCAACGGCACGGGAAACTGCAGGGTTTGCGTACCCTGCGGCACGGGCTCATCCACCAGAATATGCTCCAGAGGATCAGTCCACAGACCATTGCCGTTAAAATCCACCCAGGCCGTGACAATAGCGTCCATAGACACCGTGACAGTGACCTCGTTTATCGTCCCCGGTATCAACGGCGCATTGAAACTGATGCCGTCCTCATCATCGGTATGGTCATTGTCATCTCCCAGTGCCGCCGCATCCGGCAGGCCGTCCGGCTCGGCATCCAGGCGACTGCCGAAAAACAACGTAGTGTCGATGACATGCCGGGCGCCGTTGTGCTTGAGCAGCGTCGGGAACGGTTTGTCCGGGGCATCGCCGAAATCCATGCGCGGCTCTTCCTCGGAAACCCCGATGATATAGTCTTCAACCTCTCCGTCGCGCGCCGCTCCCCAGGGAAATACGGCACGATAGCTGGTCAGTCGGAAACGCACACCGGTTTCACCCGGCAGCGCCGTCAAGGGAACCCTGAAACTGAAATGGTTCGTGCCAGAGGACACCGGCCGGTTCGAGATTGCGTGCTCGATGGCGGTATCCCATTCCTGATTGTGATTCCAGTCCACCCAGGCATTCAGAATACCGTTTCCCGAAACCTCCGCCTTGATAGTGGTATACTGACCCGGCAGCCAGGGGGTCATAAAGCCGATGCCGTCTTCATCATCATTGCCGCCATTGTCATCCCCGGTGGCATCGGCTGACGGCTGACCATCCGGTTCCGTATCAATACGGGCTCCCAGATACAGCGTGGTGTCCATCCGGTGCCGGGCGCCGTCCAGGGCGAGCGAGGTACGATACAGGGAATCCGGGAGATCGCCGAAATCCCAATGCAGCTGTTCGTGCGGGAATTGCACCCTATAATCCTCAACTTCTCCGTCCGGCGCGCCGCCTGTGAATCCCAGTTGACGACTGCTGCTGAACCGGAAACGCGCACAGGTGGAATCCGATGTGGCATTCAGCGGGATATCAACCGGTATCAGATTCGATCCGGAACCAAACAGCACATCCTGTGCAATCTGATCTCCCGCATCCGCCCAGCTGCCGTCCCCGTCAAAGTCCATCCAGGCGTTTAAAATACCGCGGCGCGAAGCCAGCACTTTAATCTGAACAGTGTTTCCCGGCGTCATCACCGGAAAGGCCACCCCATCCTCGTCATCGCTGCCGTTTGCGTCATCTCCGTGCGCCAACAGCGTCGGCTGACCGTCGGCTTCGGCATCAATTCCGGAGCCCAGAAACCACTCTTCCACCACCCGGTGAAAGGCTCCGTTATTCGCCTGCAGGGTCGGATAGGGTTGGTCCGGGGCGTCTCCCCAGTCAAATTGCTCAGATTCGCTGATGGCGACGTGATAATCCTCCACTTCTCCGGACTTTGCCGCGCCGGTAAAGGACAATCCGCGTTCTTTAGAATATCGAAAACGAGCATACGTACGAACCGGTTTGGCGTCCGCAGGCACCATGAACGACAGGGTCTGTATACCATGCATGACCGGGGTGTTGGCAATTATCTGTTCTCCGGCATCAGACCAGTCGCCGTCGTGATTAAAATCCAGCCAGGCGTTCAAAATGCCGTCCTGCGACGCAATGACTTCGATCTTGGCCGTACTGCCTGGAATGAGCGCTGTGACAAAACGAATCCCGTCTTCATCATCCGTGGCATCCATATCATCACCATCCGCTGCCGCGGTGGGCTGACCGTCCGGATCACCGTCAATATGGGACCCCAGGAACATGCGCTCGATGATCAGGTGACGCGCGCCATTATTCGCCAGAAAGGTGGGATACGGTTCGTCGGGTGCATCGCCAAAATCGTAATCTCCCTCTTCCGGCTCGTAAATTTCAATCTGATAGTCTTCCACTTCTCCGTTGGACGCTTCGCCTTTGAAACTCTCACCTCCTTTGAGAGAAAAACGAAACCGGGCACAAGTTTTTCCGGGTTTGCTGTCATCCCGGGCGGTAAATGACAGATTGTTATTACCGCTGTTCAGCCCCGCATCATTGAAAATCTGCTCTCCGGAATCCGTCCAGTCGCCGTCGCCGTTAAAATCCACCCAGGCATTCAAAAACCCGTTGGTGGACGCGCTGACTGAAATATTCACTGTTTGTCCCGGGTGAATACTCGACGGCAGACTGACACCGTCTTCATCATCGCTGCCGGCATTGTCATCGCCGTCCGCATTCGCGTTCGGCTGCCCATCGCGTTCATCATCAATCCTGGATCCCAAAAACACATCCGGATTGATACGATGCCGCGCGCCGTCGCTCTTTAACAGCGTCGGATACGGCTGATCCGGTGCGTCTCCGAAATCCAGAGCCTGCTCGAGTTCTTCAATCTCGACATAATAGTCCTCCACCTCTCCATTGGGTGAATCACCAGTATAGCTTTCTCCGCCTTTGAGCGAATAACGCACACGCGCAAACGTGTATCCCCATTCTGCGGATTGCGGTAAATTGAAATACCGCGTATTGGACCCCTTGCTGACACCCACATTGTTCAGAACATGATCATAGTCGTCTTTCCAGTCACCGTTGCGGTCGATATCCAGCCAAATATTCACCACACCCGCTGTTGAGGCTGAAATGCGTACCGCGACAACCTGTCCGGGAACCAGGGTCCCGAAACTGACGCCGTCCTCATCATCACCCTTGTTGTCATCGCCCAATGCTTTGGGCGACGGCTGGCCGTCCTCCTCTGCATCTATGGTTTTTCCCAGAAACACCTCCCGGTTAACAGCATGCCGGGCGCCGCTGTGGCGTAAAACTGTGGGATACGGCGAATCCGGAGCGTCTCCGTAATCATACTGCAGCCGCTGCGCCAAAACTGGACTGGTCAGCAGCAAAACAATACTGATCACCCATCTGCAAAATATCTTCATAATGGCCTCCCTTTTGTTAATCAGTTAATTTTGAAATGTGATAGTTCCGGCAAAAACAAACGTAAATGATTCGCAGATG
This genomic window from candidate division KSB1 bacterium contains:
- a CDS encoding FlgD immunoglobulin-like domain containing protein, giving the protein MPVRQSLANTRPNSPVIMLKNGAGQVYLPEYGIDEIQRINPVQGYQLLSKRNGQFQITGTPLDPTLPVNVGKPDSNSIFGPGGWGIFSPGGWGVSPDVIDPSMRLLLSGLFKCMPTRRMEGILPGDWGLIGFLPNQPVPVEEALAGLADKIWAMKNSSGQLWIPDMGINEIGMMRPGEAYWVCVGDTGSFEFPAGRLGKRAFASDSVYYSSVFYTGENATVIIPAAIHPCDAAGEELQTGDEIAVFNTGGVCCGSEVWNESNAALTVWGDNPMTDETDGMLSGDTLIFRIYDKSRGVEMQALAEFESPGQPVYAANSLSVLTESAGGAPVGVGQNAELPDGFRCYANYPNPFNPETVIQYDLARSSKVSLAIYNLLGQHVRTLVSGPMPAGSHRIVWDSRNQFGRRVASGVYLYRITVKETSGGKICLDETHKMLHIR
- a CDS encoding GEVED domain-containing protein, translating into MKIFCRWVISIVLLLTSPVLAQRLQYDYGDAPDSPYPTVLRHSGARHAVNREVFLGKTIDAEEDGQPSPKALGDDNKGDDEDGVSFGTLVPGQVVAVRISASTAGVVNIWLDIDRNGDWKDDYDHVLNNVGVSKGSNTRYFNLPQSAEWGYTFARVRYSLKGGESYTGDSPNGEVEDYYVEIEELEQALDFGDAPDQPYPTLLKSDGARHRINPDVFLGSRIDDERDGQPNANADGDDNAGSDDEDGVSLPSSIHPGQTVNISVSASTNGFLNAWVDFNGDGDWTDSGEQIFNDAGLNSGNNNLSFTARDDSKPGKTCARFRFSLKGGESFKGEASNGEVEDYQIEIYEPEEGDYDFGDAPDEPYPTFLANNGARHLIIERMFLGSHIDGDPDGQPTAAADGDDMDATDDEDGIRFVTALIPGSTAKIEVIASQDGILNAWLDFNHDGDWSDAGEQIIANTPVMHGIQTLSFMVPADAKPVRTYARFRYSKERGLSFTGAAKSGEVEDYHVAISESEQFDWGDAPDQPYPTLQANNGAFHRVVEEWFLGSGIDAEADGQPTLLAHGDDANGSDDEDGVAFPVMTPGNTVQIKVLASRRGILNAWMDFDGDGSWADAGDQIAQDVLFGSGSNLIPVDIPLNATSDSTCARFRFSSSRQLGFTGGAPDGEVEDYRVQFPHEQLHWDFGDLPDSLYRTSLALDGARHRMDTTLYLGARIDTEPDGQPSADATGDDNGGNDDEDGIGFMTPWLPGQYTTIKAEVSGNGILNAWVDWNHNQEWDTAIEHAISNRPVSSGTNHFSFRVPLTALPGETGVRFRLTSYRAVFPWGAARDGEVEDYIIGVSEEEPRMDFGDAPDKPFPTLLKHNGARHVIDTTLFFGSRLDAEPDGLPDAAALGDDNDHTDDEDGISFNAPLIPGTINEVTVTVSMDAIVTAWVDFNGNGLWTDPLEHILVDEPVPQGTQTLQFPVPLQAASDLGYARFRVSRTHGLSFYGPAREGEVEDLTVRIDEPDPETNTDFGDAPEQPYPTTLAQNGARHGVSGRLFLGALIDAEADGQPDLHALGDDNGSLDDEDGVRFTTALLTGHNTELKVIASDSAFLNGWIDFNANGDWSDTLDHVVVNHSVQPGVNYITIAIPADATTDSTYARFRLSYERGIGFTGYVENGEVEDYQIVFQAAESKLDFGDAPDEPYPTLKAHSGACHVVDYRCYLGKDIDPDVDGMPDVNAQGDDTFDSQDDEDGIRFPAALVPGDTSEVMVTASISAYLNAWIDYNQDGDWADAGEHVIVEHLTSAGTQHIPFILPANAAAGSTYARFRLCSDQGLTYKGAARNGEVEDERILIHSLVDPETGATQIIPVDEGTNTLSFHVLPGHPGDTLDLSADSFLMCLWN